Genomic window (Gelria sp. Kuro-4):
GCCTTGGCCAGGGAGGCCGGGCTGACGTCGGTGGCAATGGCCCGCGGCGCCCGCCCGCTCCCCACCAAGTGGATGGGGAGCAGGGCATGGTCGGTACCGATATCCGCCACCACGCGCCCGGGCGGCACCAGGTTCGCCAGGGCCAGGAGGCGCGGGGGTAAAGCGGGTGTATTTAAAGCACAAGGCAGGATCTTTTCACCTGCCTCAGTCCAGAAAGTCCTTCAGCCGTTTGCTGCGGCTGGGATGGCGGAGCTTGCGCAGCGCCTTGGCCTCAATCTGGCGGATGCGTTCGCGGGTGACGCCGAAGGTCTGGCCCACCTCTTCCAGCGTGCGGGCCCGGCCGTCTTCCAGGCCGAAGCGCAGCCTCAGCACCTTCTTTTCCCGGGGCGTCAACGTCTCCAGCACCTCTTCCAGCTGCTCCCTAAGGAGCGAAAACGACGCTGCGTCCGCCGGGGAAGGCGCCTCCTGGTCCTCGATGAAGTCACCCAGGTGGCTGTCCTCTTCCTCGCCGATGGGCGTCTCCAGGGACACCGGTTCTTGGGCGATCTTCATGATCTCGCGCACCCGGTCCACGCTGATGCCCATCTCCTCGGCGATCTCTTCCGGCAGCGGGTCGCGCCCGAGCTCCTGCAGCAGCTGCCTTTGCACCCGCACCAGGCGGTTGATGGTCTCCACCATGTGCACCGGTATGCGTATGGTGCGTGCCTGGTCCGCGATGGCCCGGGTGATGGCCTGGCGGATCCACCAGGTGGCGTAGGTGCTGAACTTGTAGCCCTTACGGTAGTCGAACTTTTCAACGGCCTTCAGGAGACCGAGGTTGCCTTCCTGAATGAGATCCAAGAAGAGCATTCCGCGCCCGACGTACCTCTTGGCGATGCTTACTACCAGCCTGAGGTTGGCCTCGGCGAGCCGCCGTTTCGCCTCCAGGTCGCCCCGTTCGATGCGCTTGGCCAGCTCGATCTCCTCTTCGGGGGTGAGAAGAGGCACGCGGCCAATCTCCTTCAGGTACATACGCACCGGGTCATCAATGGCCACGCCTTCCGGCATAGACAAATCCAGTTCTTCCGTCGCCGGCTCGGCCAGGGGCTCGCTGGGGCCGCCTTCATCCACCACTTCAATCCCGGCTTCCGCCAGGGTACCGTAGACGCGGTCGATCTGCTCGGCGTCAAGCTCTACGTTTTGCAGGGCATCCATGATCTCCGTGTAGGTCAGGCTTCCCCGCTTCTTGCCCTTTTTCAGCAGTTCGGCCAGGCCATCGATGGCTGGTAGATCATCATTTTTCGGCACGTCTCGTCCCCCCTTCCTTCCGGCCGCCTGTGGGGAAAGTCATTTGGCTCGGTTGCTTCAAACGGTTGGCCTCACGTAAGAGATCGTTCAGCCTACGTATTAGATTCGCGCTCTCTTCGTTTTTCCCTGCTCTGTTAAGAGAAATTATTTCTTTTCTCAGCCGGCCGATTTCCTGCTCCAAAAAGAGGCGTTGGAGAAAGCGCAGGTAATCGGCCAGGAGTCCCTCTGTTTCGCCGACCGGAGCAGGCCGCACGGCAACTTGGGCCAGGCACTCCCGGGCCGCTTGATCGGGCAGCCGCCGGCTGATCTCAGGCAAAGAGAAATCCGTGCTCCCCTCTTGGTACAAGTTCAAGAGAGCCCTCAAAACCACCGCCGGGGGGGTTTCCCCCAAGCCGCCCGGCGGCAGCGCGGCCGCAATCGCCGGCCGCGTCTCAGGCGCAAAAACAAACAGCTGTACCAGGCCGGTTAGGGCTGCGGCCGCGGCCTGCCCTGCCGCCGGCACCAGCGAGGGCCTGCCCGCGCGGCCGCCTGCCGGCGGGCGCCCCTCTGCCGACGGCGCGCGAGCTGCACGCCGAATTTCTGCCGCTAGCGCTTCCATCCTAAGTCCCAGGTCCTGGGCCACCCTTCTGGTATACTCTTCCCTTTCCACAGCGCTCTCTATACCTGCCAGCACCGGGGCCATCCCCTGGGCGACGGCCACGCGCCCTTCCAGGGTGTCTTTCCCGTGCCGGGCCAGGAGCCGCTGGTAGTGGTAGTCCGGCAGCGGCAGGGCCGCCGCCACCAGGGCGGCGAAGGCCTCCTTTCCTTCGCTGTGCAGGAACTCATCCGGGTCTTTGCCCACCGGCACCTTGAGCACCCGGACCCGGCAACCGGCCGCCCGCGTGAGCTCCAGGCCCCGTACGGTGGCCGCCTGGCCGGCGGCATCGGCATCGTAGCCGATGTAAACGTTGTTGCTGAAGCGCTTGAGCAGTTCCACCTGGTCCCGGGTGAGGGCGGTACCTAAGGAAGCCACCGCCCAGGTGAAGCCGTACTGGTGGCAGGTGAGCGCGTCCAGGTAGCCCTCCACCACCAGCACCCGGTCCTCCTTTTCAATGCTGCTCCGCGCCCGCTCCAGCGCGTAGAGGGTGCGCCCCTTGCTGTATACGGGCGTCTCCGGGGAATTAAGGTACTTGGGCTCCCCTGGTCCCAGCACCCGCCCACCGAAGGCGCAGACGCGCCCCCGCAAATCGCGGATGGGGAACATCAGGCGGCCGCGGAAACGGTCGTACGCCCCGTCGCCCTGGGGCCGCGGGACGGCCAGGCCGGCGCGCACCGCTGTGGCGGCCGATACGCCCCGGCTCTTCAGATGGCTGAGGAGGCCCTCCCAGGCCGGCGGCGCATACCCCAGGCCGAAATCTTCCGCCACCTCCAGCGTTACCCCGCGGCGCGCCAGGTACTCCCGGGCGGCCTCGCCACCGGGGCGCGTGAGCTGGGCACGGAAATACTCCGCCGCCAAAGCGTTGGCGTAGTACAGCTCGTCGCGTTCCTCCTGGCGCCGCTCTTCCCGGCGCGACCGCGCCGGGAGCGGCAGGTGGGCGCGCTCGGCCAGCAGCCGCACCGCCTCCGGGAAGTCCACCTTCTCGCGCTGCCGGACGAACTCAAAAACATCGCCGCCCACGTTGCAGCCGAAGCAATAGAACATCTGCTTTTCCCGGTTGACGTTAAAGGAGGGGGTGTCCTCGTTATGAAAGGGGCACAGCCCGACGAAGTTGTGCCCCACCTTTTTCAGGCGTACATAATCGCTCACTACCGCCACGATGTCGTTCGCCGCCCGCACCTGGGCGATGAACTCGGCAGGAAACATCTTACCGGCCATTTTCCTTTCCCCCTACCGCCTCTTACTCTTCGGCAGGGAAAAGGAATTTCCTGCTTGCGCCAACGAAAAAGCGCCACGGCGGCGCCCGCTGGGGTGCCTGCGCGGCGCTGGGTCCTCCTCCCTCTAACTGCCATTATCTCCCACCCGGCCCGAAAATATTCTAGCCCGGGTTCGGGTTGACCCGCGTAAAGCTGACACAGCGCCGGCAGTAGCTAAGGTCCGGCAGAATGATGTCATAGAGGCCGCAGCGCAGGATGATCACGCTCTCCCCGCCGTTGAAGAAACGCTTGCCGGGCTCCAAATACAGGCAATGCTCCCCGGCTGAAAGAGCAGGGATGATGCAGCCACCGCAGGCCCACTCCTCCTCTATCTCGGACGCCGTGAGGTCTACCTCACCGGCCAGGCAGCGGTAGCGCACCTCTTCGCCCTCTTCCGGCGGCGTGGGAATCCGGAAGCTGCAAGCGTTCCCCACGGTGAGCCCCCCTTTCGCGCCCTCTCTCATCTAAACCCATTCTATGGGCACGGCCGGGGGAATATGTCAGTCCCAAAAAAGGCTCCGGCCCCAGGACTGAGGGAGAAAACAGCGGAGAAACTCAGAACGGGCGTAGCGGTCCGTCATGCCGGCGATGTAGTCGCAGGCCGCGCGGGCGGTGTCGCCCCCGGCCAGCCGGGTGTACTCGTCCGGCAGTTCGTCGGGGTGCGCCAAAAAATGCCGGTAGAGCTCGCCGATGAGGCGGCGCGCCTTGGCGTCTTCACTCTTGGCCCGTGAACCCACGTAAACATGGGCGAACAGGAACTGGCGCAGCTTGTCCGTGGCGGCGCCCACCTCCTCGCTCATCGTGATGCGCCCGGCGGCGCGGCTGGCGGCGATGAGGTCGCACACCATGGTGTTGATGCGCCGGCTGTGCGTCCGCCCCAGCAGCGCCAGGACGTCCTGGGGCAGCTCAGCCGCGCTGATGATCCCGGCGCGGACGGCGTCGTCGATGTCGTGGTTAATGTAGGCAATGCGGTCGGCCCGCCGTACGATGTTTCCTTCCAGGGTCGCCGGCTCCACCGGTCCGGTGTGGTGTGCGATGCCGTCACGCACCTCCCAGGTGAGGTTGAGCCCGCCGTCCTGCTCCAGCACGTCCACCACGCGCAGGCTCTGTTCATTGTGGCGGAAGCCGCCGGGAAAGACGGCATTCAATGCCTCTTCGCCCGTGTGGCCGAAGGGGGTGTGCCCCAGGTCGTGCCCGAGGGCGATTGCTTCGGTAAGGTCCTCATTGAGGCGCAGGGCCCGGGCCACAGTGCGGGCGATCTGAGCCACCTCCAGGGTGTGGGTGAGGCGCGTGCGGTAGTGGTCGCCCTCGGGCGAGATGAAGACCTGGGTTTTGTGCTTCAGGCGGCGGAAGGCCTTGGAGTGGATGATGCGGTCGCGGTCGCGCTGGAACGCGGTGCGCACCGGGCATTCGGGCTCGGGCCGCACCCGCCCGCGGCTTTTTCGGCTGAGGACGGCCAGCGGCGAAAGTTCCCTTTCCTCCCGCGCCTCGGTTTCTTCGCGAATCAGCACCCTTCTTTCCCCCCACCCAAGGTATGTATGCCCGCGCCGGGGCGCGGGCGAAAGGCTGCGCTACTTTTTCTTGTTCACGAGCTCGGCGCGGGCAGCGGCCAGGCGCGCGATGGGCACACGGAAGGGCGAGCAGCTCACGTAGTTGAAGCCCGTGCGGTGGCAGAAGTCGATGGAACTGGGCTCGCCGCCGTGCTCGCCGCAGATCCCGACCTTGAGCTCCGGATTCACGCTGCGCCCCTTCTGGACACCCAGGGCGATGAGCTGGCCCAGGCCCTCCTGGTCCAGCACGGCGAAGGGGTTCTCCGGCAGGATCTTCTTGTCGATGTACTGGGGCAGGAACTTGCCCTCGGCGTCGTCGCGGCTGAAGCCGAAGGTGGTCTGGGTGAGGTCGTTTGTGCCGAAGGAAAAGAACTCGGCATGCTCCGCGATCTTGTCCGCCACCAGGCAGGCCCGCGGGAGCTCGATCATGGTTCCGACCTTGTACTCAAACTCCACGCCGTCGCGCGCCTTCGTCTCCTCCGCCACGCGCACCACCATCTCGCGCAGCATCTCCAGCTCCTTGGGCATGCCGACGAGCGGGATCATCACCTCGGGCAGCACCTTGACGCCTTCTCGGACCAGCTGGCTGACGGCGTTAAAGATGGCCTGCGCCTGCATTTCATACACCTCGGGCCAGGTGATGCCGAGGCGGCAGCCGCGGTGGCCGAGCATGGGGTTAAACTCCTTCATGGCCCGCACCTGGCGCAGGAGTTCTTTTTTCTCGGCCAAGAGTTTGGGGTTCTCGCCGGTAACCTCAAGGCGCGTGACGTCCACCAGGAGCTCTTCTTCCTTGGGCAGGAACTCATGCAGCGGGGGATCGAGCAGGCGGATGGTAACCGGCAGGCCCTCCATGGCCTTGAGGATGCCGTAGAAATCGCTCTGCTGGATGGGCAGCAGCTTGGCCAGCGCTTCTTCGCGCTCTTCCCTGCTCTCCGCCAAGATCATCTGCTGGACGATGGGGAGGCGGTCCACCTCCATGAACATGTGCTCCGTGCGGCAGAGGCCGATGCCCTCGGCGCCGAAGCGGCGGGCCTGCACGGCATCCCGCGGGTAGTCAGCGTTGGCCCGCACACCCAGGGTGCGGATCTCATCGGCCCACTTGAGGATGGTCTCGAAGTCGCCGGAGAGCTCCGGCTCAATGAGCGGGGCCGCGCCCAGGATGACCTGGCCGGTCGCCCCGTCGATGGTGATGACATCGTTCTTTTTGACCTCGCGGCCGTTCACCCGGAAAACCTCAGCCAGAGGATCGATCTTGATGGCCTCGCAGCCGCACACGGCGGGTTTGCCCATACCGCGGGCCACCACCGCGGCGTGGCTGGTCATGCCGCCGCGGCTGGTGAGCACGCCGCGGGCGGGGATGATGCCATGGATGTCGTCTGGGGTGGTCTCGGTGCGCACCAAGATCACGGCCTCGCCTTCGTTCCCGCGCTTTTCCGCCTCGTCGGCGCTGAAGACCACCTTACCGGTGGCCGCTCCCGGAGAAGCCGGCAGGCCTTCCGCGACAACCTCAACCTTAGCGTTGGGATCGATCCGCCGGTGCATCAGCTGCACGAGCTGGGCGGGATCCACGCGCAGGATGGCCTCTTCCTTGGTGATTCTGCCCTCGCTCACCATGTCCACGGCGATCTTCACCGCGGCGGCCGCCGTGCGCTTGCCGCTCCGCGTCTGCAGGATGTAGAGCTTGCCTTCCTGAATGGTGAATTCGATATCCTGTACATCGCGATAGTGGTTCTCCAGCAGCTCGGCCACTTGTTTAAACTGTTCGTACACACCCGGCATATCGTTTTTCAGGTTGGTAATGGGCTGCGGCGTGCGGATGCCGGCCACCACGTCTTCGCCTTGGGCGTTCACCAGGTACTCGCCGTAAAGGACCTTCTCGCCTGTGGCCGGGTTGCGCGTAAAGGCCACGCCGGTACCAGAGGTGTTGCCCATGTTGCCAAAAACCATGGTCTGGATGTTGACGGCCGTCCCTAGGTCGTCCGGGATCTTGTTCACCCGCCGGTACACCTTGGCCCGGTCGTTGTTCCAGGAAGCGAACACGGCGCGCACCGCAGCAAAAAGCTGGGCGTACGGGTCCTGGGGGAAATCTTCGCCCACCGCTTCGCGATAGATGGCCTTAAAGCGCCGGACCAGTTCCTGCAGCGCCGCCGCGTCCAGGTCGGTATCAAGCCGGGCGTTTTTTTCTCGTTTAAGCTCTTCCATGGCGTGCTCAAACTTCTCACCCGGTACCTTCATGGCCACGTCGCCAAACATCTGGATGAAGCGGCGGTAGCAGTCCCAGGCGAAGCGCTCATTGCCCGTCTTGGCCGCCAGGCCTGCCACACTGGTGTCGGTAAGGCCCAGGTTGAGGATGGTATCCATCATGCCGGGCATGGAAATGGGCGCCCCGGAGCGCACGGAAACCAGGAGCGGGTCCTTGTCGTCGCCGAAGGTCTTTTGCATGGCCTGTTCCAAGTCCCGCATCCCCTGCCGGATTTCGTCCTCTAAACCGGCCGGAAACTTTTCCCCCTGGCGGTAAAACTCTTTGCACGTCTCTGTGGTAATGGTAATCCCGGGCGGCACCGGCAGCCCGATGCGGGTCATCTCCGCCAGGCCGGCGCCTTTGCCACCCAGGAGGCTCTTCATCCCGGCGTTGCCCTCGCGAAAAGCGTAGACGAACTTGGTCACAGGTTATCCCCCTTTTTCAGAAGTTGCATAATCTTGGTGGCAATCTCCTCAACCGCCATGTTGGTTACATCCAAGACCTGGCACCTTAGTCTGGCCATGATCTCCTCTGCATATGCCACCTCCTTTTCAATGCGGCCGGTGCTGGCATAATCCGCGTTGCCCTCGAGGCCCATGGTGCGCAGGCGCTCCTGGCGAATCTCCACCAGCTTGGCGGGAGAGATGGTAAGGCCGATGATCTTCTCCGGCGGCAACTGGAACAGCTCCTCCGGCGGGGCCACGCCCAGCACCAGCGGCAGGTTCGCGCTGCGGACCTTCTGGTGGGCCAGGTACAGGGAAAGAGGTGTCTTGGAAGTGCGCGAGACGCCAATGAGCACCACGTCGGCCCGGAAGAGACCCCGCGGGTCTTTACCGTTGTCGAAGCGCACCGCAAACTCAATGGCCTCCATGCGGTCGAAGTATTCTTCGTCCAGGCGGTGCACGAGGCCGGGTTTAAGCTGCGGCGCTCCCGGCATGATCCCCTCCAGGGCGCCCAGAATAGGTCCCATAATGTCCACAGCCTTAAGGCCCAGTCGCGCCGCCCCCGCTGCCAGGGCGCGCCTCAGCTCGGGCAGGACAAAGGTATAAGCCAGCACGCAGTTCGTTCCTGCGGCCTCCTGGAGCACCTCCTCCACCTGCGCCGCTTCGGTGACGAAGGGCACCCGCCTTATCTTCGCCCCTTGGGAGTTGAACTGGCTGAGCGCCGCCCGCACCACCAGCTCGGCAGTCTCGCCCAAGGAGTCCGAGAGAATAAAAACGACCGGCTGTTCTTCCTTGATCTTTACTCCCCCCTTTACAGGATCCTCTCACCCAGCTCGTAAAAGAGCTTGGTGATGGTAGTCTTGCTGATCCTGCCCAACACTTCCTGGCCTTTGCCGCCCCC
Coding sequences:
- the ppdK gene encoding pyruvate, phosphate dikinase, whose product is MKSLLGGKGAGLAEMTRIGLPVPPGITITTETCKEFYRQGEKFPAGLEDEIRQGMRDLEQAMQKTFGDDKDPLLVSVRSGAPISMPGMMDTILNLGLTDTSVAGLAAKTGNERFAWDCYRRFIQMFGDVAMKVPGEKFEHAMEELKREKNARLDTDLDAAALQELVRRFKAIYREAVGEDFPQDPYAQLFAAVRAVFASWNNDRAKVYRRVNKIPDDLGTAVNIQTMVFGNMGNTSGTGVAFTRNPATGEKVLYGEYLVNAQGEDVVAGIRTPQPITNLKNDMPGVYEQFKQVAELLENHYRDVQDIEFTIQEGKLYILQTRSGKRTAAAAVKIAVDMVSEGRITKEEAILRVDPAQLVQLMHRRIDPNAKVEVVAEGLPASPGAATGKVVFSADEAEKRGNEGEAVILVRTETTPDDIHGIIPARGVLTSRGGMTSHAAVVARGMGKPAVCGCEAIKIDPLAEVFRVNGREVKKNDVITIDGATGQVILGAAPLIEPELSGDFETILKWADEIRTLGVRANADYPRDAVQARRFGAEGIGLCRTEHMFMEVDRLPIVQQMILAESREEREEALAKLLPIQQSDFYGILKAMEGLPVTIRLLDPPLHEFLPKEEELLVDVTRLEVTGENPKLLAEKKELLRQVRAMKEFNPMLGHRGCRLGITWPEVYEMQAQAIFNAVSQLVREGVKVLPEVMIPLVGMPKELEMLREMVVRVAEETKARDGVEFEYKVGTMIELPRACLVADKIAEHAEFFSFGTNDLTQTTFGFSRDDAEGKFLPQYIDKKILPENPFAVLDQEGLGQLIALGVQKGRSVNPELKVGICGEHGGEPSSIDFCHRTGFNYVSCSPFRVPIARLAAARAELVNKKK
- a CDS encoding deoxyguanosinetriphosphate triphosphohydrolase translates to MLIREETEAREERELSPLAVLSRKSRGRVRPEPECPVRTAFQRDRDRIIHSKAFRRLKHKTQVFISPEGDHYRTRLTHTLEVAQIARTVARALRLNEDLTEAIALGHDLGHTPFGHTGEEALNAVFPGGFRHNEQSLRVVDVLEQDGGLNLTWEVRDGIAHHTGPVEPATLEGNIVRRADRIAYINHDIDDAVRAGIISAAELPQDVLALLGRTHSRRINTMVCDLIAASRAAGRITMSEEVGAATDKLRQFLFAHVYVGSRAKSEDAKARRLIGELYRHFLAHPDELPDEYTRLAGGDTARAACDYIAGMTDRYARSEFLRCFLPQSWGRSLFWD
- the rpoD gene encoding RNA polymerase sigma factor RpoD, which produces MPKNDDLPAIDGLAELLKKGKKRGSLTYTEIMDALQNVELDAEQIDRVYGTLAEAGIEVVDEGGPSEPLAEPATEELDLSMPEGVAIDDPVRMYLKEIGRVPLLTPEEEIELAKRIERGDLEAKRRLAEANLRLVVSIAKRYVGRGMLFLDLIQEGNLGLLKAVEKFDYRKGYKFSTYATWWIRQAITRAIADQARTIRIPVHMVETINRLVRVQRQLLQELGRDPLPEEIAEEMGISVDRVREIMKIAQEPVSLETPIGEEEDSHLGDFIEDQEAPSPADAASFSLLREQLEEVLETLTPREKKVLRLRFGLEDGRARTLEEVGQTFGVTRERIRQIEAKALRKLRHPSRSKRLKDFLD
- the dnaG gene encoding DNA primase is translated as MAGKMFPAEFIAQVRAANDIVAVVSDYVRLKKVGHNFVGLCPFHNEDTPSFNVNREKQMFYCFGCNVGGDVFEFVRQREKVDFPEAVRLLAERAHLPLPARSRREERRQEERDELYYANALAAEYFRAQLTRPGGEAAREYLARRGVTLEVAEDFGLGYAPPAWEGLLSHLKSRGVSAATAVRAGLAVPRPQGDGAYDRFRGRLMFPIRDLRGRVCAFGGRVLGPGEPKYLNSPETPVYSKGRTLYALERARSSIEKEDRVLVVEGYLDALTCHQYGFTWAVASLGTALTRDQVELLKRFSNNVYIGYDADAAGQAATVRGLELTRAAGCRVRVLKVPVGKDPDEFLHSEGKEAFAALVAAALPLPDYHYQRLLARHGKDTLEGRVAVAQGMAPVLAGIESAVEREEYTRRVAQDLGLRMEALAAEIRRAARAPSAEGRPPAGGRAGRPSLVPAAGQAAAAALTGLVQLFVFAPETRPAIAAALPPGGLGETPPAVVLRALLNLYQEGSTDFSLPEISRRLPDQAARECLAQVAVRPAPVGETEGLLADYLRFLQRLFLEQEIGRLRKEIISLNRAGKNEESANLIRRLNDLLREANRLKQPSQMTFPTGGRKEGGTRRAEK
- a CDS encoding pyruvate, water dikinase regulatory protein, translating into MKEEQPVVFILSDSLGETAELVVRAALSQFNSQGAKIRRVPFVTEAAQVEEVLQEAAGTNCVLAYTFVLPELRRALAAGAARLGLKAVDIMGPILGALEGIMPGAPQLKPGLVHRLDEEYFDRMEAIEFAVRFDNGKDPRGLFRADVVLIGVSRTSKTPLSLYLAHQKVRSANLPLVLGVAPPEELFQLPPEKIIGLTISPAKLVEIRQERLRTMGLEGNADYASTGRIEKEVAYAEEIMARLRCQVLDVTNMAVEEIATKIMQLLKKGDNL